One window of Paludibacter propionicigenes WB4 genomic DNA carries:
- a CDS encoding HNH endonuclease gives MFTQEDIDLIRVVKDEGGKIWENEKIKPVKDKIKRYFRNRRNQCCYCRREFVGEFSMVIDIEHILPKSDIDFRKYMFHPYNLNISCKRCNMEIKGANISFITSREDILSNPFESKKYKFIHPNLDDYKTHINLIVQINDDIKLIKYNVLTNGKGQYTYDYFELKNLEIDQVNEAQGILETKISNDFSDEVQKEISKIIKL, from the coding sequence ATGTTTACTCAAGAAGACATAGATTTAATTAGAGTTGTCAAAGATGAAGGTGGCAAAATTTGGGAAAATGAGAAAATAAAACCCGTCAAAGATAAAATTAAAAGATATTTTAGAAATAGAAGAAACCAATGTTGTTACTGTCGAAGAGAATTTGTTGGTGAATTTTCAATGGTTATTGATATAGAACATATTTTGCCTAAGTCTGATATTGATTTTCGTAAATATATGTTTCATCCATATAATTTGAATATCTCTTGTAAAAGATGTAACATGGAAATTAAGGGTGCAAATATATCATTTATTACTTCAAGAGAAGATATTCTGTCAAATCCTTTTGAATCGAAAAAATATAAATTTATACATCCTAATTTAGATGATTATAAAACTCATATTAATCTAATAGTACAAATAAATGACGACATTAAACTTATCAAATATAATGTGTTGACAAATGGTAAAGGTCAGTATACATATGATTATTTTGAGTTGAAAAATCTTGAAATTGATCAGGTTAATGAAGCACAAGGAATTCTTGAAACTAAAATAAGTAATGATTTTTCCGATGAAGTTCAAAAAGAGATATCAAAAATTATAAAATTATAG
- a CDS encoding endonuclease domain-containing protein: MQRTELPNMFYGAKRTIFQNAALLRKNMTLAEKKLWERLCKNQLGVRFKAQHPIDIFIVDFYCHPHRLVIEIDGKIHLSQKDYDEGRTAELERFDIAVLRFTNEEILHDIDRVVEKIKMHLKQNPC; the protein is encoded by the coding sequence ATGCAACGGACAGAACTTCCGAATATGTTTTATGGTGCAAAACGCACAATATTTCAGAATGCAGCTTTGTTACGCAAAAACATGACATTGGCTGAGAAAAAACTTTGGGAGCGATTATGTAAAAATCAACTTGGAGTACGTTTCAAAGCACAACATCCTATTGACATTTTTATTGTGGACTTTTATTGTCATCCACATCGGTTAGTGATAGAAATAGATGGCAAAATACATCTATCACAAAAAGATTACGATGAAGGTCGTACAGCAGAATTAGAACGTTTCGACATAGCTGTTCTCCGATTCACAAACGAAGAAATACTTCATGATATTGATCGTGTTGTGGAAAAGATTAAAATGCATCTAAAACAAAATCCTTGTTGA
- a CDS encoding GNAT family N-acetyltransferase produces MSGTVRKATENDFEKVYPLFEQLWPNKELDKKALRIVFDRGVNSDTDELLCLDYCGEVIGFCAYAIVNNLWQAGYISYMYAMVVDEKHRGKGYGTMLIKESIKDSKDKGLKRLELDSAFHREQAHEFYLKLGFEKRAFLFSYPL; encoded by the coding sequence ATGAGCGGAACAGTAAGAAAAGCAACAGAAAATGACTTTGAGAAAGTTTATCCATTGTTTGAGCAACTTTGGCCAAATAAAGAGTTGGATAAAAAAGCATTAAGAATTGTGTTTGACCGGGGAGTAAACTCGGACACAGATGAATTATTATGTCTTGACTATTGTGGTGAAGTGATTGGATTTTGTGCCTATGCCATTGTGAACAATTTATGGCAAGCCGGATACATTTCTTATATGTATGCAATGGTAGTAGATGAAAAACACAGAGGAAAAGGATATGGTACCATGTTGATTAAAGAGTCGATAAAAGACTCGAAAGACAAAGGATTAAAACGATTGGAATTAGATTCTGCCTTTCACCGCGAACAAGCTCATGAATTCTATCTGAAACTTGGATTTGAGAAACGAGCATTCTTATTTTCATATCCACTGTAA
- a CDS encoding S41 family peptidase yields the protein MMINSGKNDWTIAPELKPEIYTMYSETVKFRTIRFITDIDSITFVVKLNKPVKLAIVLNNKDTAQVVIGLSNKIPSTLSNKDKIYALSSFWSETKYNFAFIDRLPFDLDSLYQSYIPKVLATHTDYDFYDQMELFAANLKDLHSEVFYRMKGIYSNYYPLSARYFGDSLYIVNVREDLAKQYPIGSQILRINDLPTQEYMKRNVENYVCSAYRPTVKEISASHLFGYGLSTKKITITYKTPDGRILTNTPPRNGKSVDRKYMGPKPKRWNKPVEVFWEKNKIARLAFNTFSPKDRLVKMFESIKDTLYTAKGIIIDLRANSGGDTSTGWYLLNYMIKDPYFLSYAWQTRINSGVKKANGNYVKENEDYYKNRAYQTFAADTIRIPDSFKRFNVPMVVLISEQTCSAAEDFLITIKERKDRPVFIGRPTMGSTGSPLVLDKFPENGVAKVCTRRVLFPYSLKPFNEGIMPDILVDYSLDEYLNSEVDKDVSIAVELLTKQIK from the coding sequence ATGATGATTAACTCTGGGAAAAATGATTGGACTATCGCTCCCGAGTTAAAGCCTGAAATCTACACTATGTACAGTGAAACCGTGAAATTCCGAACAATCAGATTTATTACGGATATTGACTCAATCACTTTCGTCGTGAAACTAAATAAGCCTGTAAAATTAGCAATAGTCTTAAACAATAAAGATACGGCTCAGGTGGTAATTGGTTTAAGCAATAAAATACCAAGTACGCTTAGCAATAAAGATAAAATATATGCTTTGAGTTCGTTTTGGAGCGAAACAAAATACAATTTTGCTTTTATTGACCGACTTCCTTTCGATTTGGACAGTTTATACCAATCATATATTCCGAAAGTATTGGCTACCCATACCGACTATGATTTTTATGATCAAATGGAGTTATTTGCCGCCAACCTCAAAGATTTGCATTCGGAGGTTTTTTATAGGATGAAAGGTATATATTCAAATTATTATCCATTGTCGGCGCGTTATTTTGGAGATAGTTTGTATATCGTAAATGTACGAGAAGACTTGGCAAAACAATATCCTATAGGCTCTCAAATTTTACGAATAAATGACTTGCCCACGCAGGAGTATATGAAACGCAATGTGGAAAACTATGTTTGTTCGGCCTACAGGCCTACCGTAAAGGAAATATCTGCTTCCCACCTGTTTGGGTACGGTTTATCCACAAAAAAAATAACCATTACGTATAAAACACCCGATGGAAGAATTCTTACCAATACTCCTCCCCGCAACGGAAAATCGGTTGATAGAAAATATATGGGACCGAAACCCAAACGCTGGAATAAACCGGTAGAAGTGTTTTGGGAAAAAAATAAAATAGCCCGCTTGGCATTCAATACATTTTCCCCGAAAGACAGGCTTGTGAAGATGTTTGAAAGCATAAAAGATACGTTGTATACTGCCAAAGGGATAATTATCGATTTACGAGCCAACAGCGGCGGAGATACGAGTACAGGTTGGTATTTGTTGAACTATATGATTAAAGACCCTTACTTTTTGTCCTATGCATGGCAAACGCGTATCAATAGTGGAGTCAAAAAAGCAAATGGGAATTACGTTAAAGAGAATGAGGATTATTATAAAAACAGAGCTTATCAAACTTTTGCAGCTGATACGATAAGGATTCCTGATTCTTTTAAACGCTTTAATGTACCAATGGTAGTGCTTATCTCAGAGCAGACCTGTTCAGCAGCAGAAGATTTTTTAATAACAATAAAAGAGCGGAAAGACAGACCTGTTTTTATTGGTCGCCCTACAATGGGTTCAACAGGTTCACCTTTGGTATTGGATAAATTTCCTGAAAATGGAGTGGCTAAAGTTTGTACCAGAAGAGTGTTATTCCCATATTCCCTGAAACCATTTAATGAAGGAATTATGCCGGATATTTTAGTAGATTACAGTCTTGATGAATATCTGAACAGTGAAGTAGACAAAGATGTATCAATTGCTGTTGAACTGTTGACTAAACAAATAAAGTAA
- a CDS encoding sialate O-acetylesterase — protein MKKHSSYILVFIFIFSFSALAAKIKLPAVFSDNMVLQQKSSVPFWGTANPGKILKITTSWNNKTIQTTVEKDGSWKTEVTTPEYGGPFSIQITDGTKLELRNVMIGEVWLCSGQSNMEMPVDGWGRIMNYEKEIAEANYPDIRLLRVEKSVAFKPTNELVVRNKGWVTCSPKTIPEFSAVAYFFGRNLNQNLHIPIGLIDASWGGTIAEAWTSSGSLRTMPDFISPLVEIDRKSANFKNLTVEFKQDSIKWQALVKEKDRGMSNGKALWAANNTVETDWKPMNVPGFWEETVLPDFDGVVWLRKTIDIPANWGNKSLTLSLDKIDDTDIAYFNGVEIGQTTNYTASRTYSIPSNLVKPGKAVITVRIVDTGGGGGFYGESGLMKLSLSKEESIPLAGAWQYKVGMNLNEIPAAPQTWNDPNQPTVLYNAMISPLVPFTIKGAIWYQGESNADKAYQYRELFPLLIKDWRKQWKSDFPFYFVQLANYMPELPQPAEASWAELREAQFQTLLHLENTGMAVTIDIGEAKDIHPKNKQEVGRRLSLIALAKTYNKNIPFSGPVYDSYRIEKNSIRITFKQAETGLKTKNGEPVKGFAVAGSDHKFHWAEAVIDGNEIVVSCKEVENPVAVRYAWASNPVCNLINGAGLPASPFRTDDWVGITYLKK, from the coding sequence ATGAAGAAGCACAGCTCATACATTTTAGTATTCATTTTTATTTTCTCTTTTTCTGCTTTAGCAGCCAAAATAAAATTACCTGCTGTCTTTTCCGACAACATGGTACTTCAGCAGAAATCTTCTGTTCCATTTTGGGGCACAGCCAATCCGGGTAAGATTTTAAAAATCACTACATCGTGGAACAATAAAACCATTCAAACTACAGTAGAAAAAGATGGGAGTTGGAAAACAGAAGTGACTACACCCGAATATGGTGGTCCGTTCAGCATACAGATAACAGATGGTACAAAGCTTGAACTTCGTAACGTAATGATAGGCGAAGTCTGGTTGTGTTCCGGTCAGTCGAATATGGAAATGCCAGTGGACGGTTGGGGTAGAATTATGAATTATGAAAAAGAAATAGCCGAAGCCAATTATCCTGATATCCGATTGCTACGGGTGGAGAAAAGTGTTGCCTTCAAACCTACAAATGAGTTGGTCGTAAGGAATAAAGGCTGGGTAACATGTTCGCCCAAAACAATTCCGGAATTTTCGGCTGTTGCGTACTTCTTCGGGCGTAATTTAAATCAGAATCTACATATTCCCATTGGGCTTATTGATGCTTCGTGGGGAGGAACTATAGCCGAAGCATGGACCAGTTCTGGTTCACTGAGAACAATGCCTGATTTCATATCTCCACTTGTAGAGATAGACCGGAAATCTGCCAACTTCAAAAATCTGACCGTGGAGTTCAAACAAGATTCTATTAAGTGGCAAGCGTTGGTAAAAGAAAAAGACCGTGGAATGTCTAACGGAAAAGCTCTTTGGGCAGCCAACAATACAGTGGAAACCGATTGGAAACCAATGAATGTCCCCGGTTTCTGGGAAGAAACTGTATTACCCGATTTTGACGGAGTAGTATGGTTACGCAAAACAATTGATATCCCTGCTAACTGGGGGAATAAATCACTCACTCTCTCGCTGGATAAGATTGATGATACTGATATTGCTTATTTTAATGGAGTAGAAATTGGACAAACCACAAATTATACGGCATCAAGAACTTATTCCATTCCATCAAATCTTGTAAAACCGGGAAAAGCTGTCATTACTGTCCGTATTGTAGATACCGGAGGAGGTGGAGGTTTCTACGGAGAGTCTGGTTTGATGAAACTAAGTTTATCGAAAGAGGAATCCATTCCGCTGGCAGGTGCATGGCAATATAAAGTAGGTATGAACCTGAATGAAATACCCGCTGCTCCGCAAACATGGAACGATCCGAATCAACCGACTGTTTTATATAATGCCATGATAAGTCCACTCGTTCCGTTTACGATCAAAGGAGCTATCTGGTATCAGGGAGAAAGTAATGCCGACAAAGCGTATCAATACAGGGAGTTGTTTCCACTGCTGATTAAAGACTGGCGGAAGCAATGGAAGTCGGACTTTCCGTTTTATTTTGTTCAACTAGCCAATTATATGCCAGAACTACCTCAACCGGCAGAAGCTTCGTGGGCAGAATTACGTGAAGCCCAGTTTCAAACATTGTTGCATCTCGAAAATACTGGTATGGCTGTGACCATCGATATAGGCGAGGCTAAAGACATTCACCCGAAAAACAAACAAGAAGTTGGACGCAGGCTTTCACTGATTGCTCTGGCAAAAACCTACAACAAAAACATTCCTTTTTCGGGTCCGGTGTACGACTCTTATCGGATAGAAAAGAATTCCATCCGAATCACATTTAAACAAGCTGAGACAGGTCTGAAGACTAAGAATGGAGAACCGGTGAAAGGATTTGCCGTTGCAGGATCTGATCATAAATTTCATTGGGCAGAAGCTGTAATCGATGGCAATGAAATAGTGGTTTCCTGCAAGGAGGTTGAAAACCCTGTTGCCGTTCGTTATGCCTGGGCTTCGAATCCGGTTTGTAATTTAATTAATGGCGCTGGCTTACCGGCATCTCCATTTCGGACTGATGACTGGGTGGGTATTACTTATTTGAAAAAATAG
- a CDS encoding metallophosphoesterase yields MKNPAGISVLSFIVLFVTLFSACKDEQVDHTIGAFNNGGNERNMIVVMSDLHLGADLTYAECNKNLGSLEKLLKQIKASPNVKELVIAGDMLDEWFVPANVDTYQGKDQADFVKRIAATNKGVIDALNSIIGEKKIRVTYVPGNHDLTITAANVESILPGINQARDKEQGLGTYLPVDCSKIAIEHGHRYNFFCAPDPISNQDIAPGTILPPGYFYTRIAVLYVMQKPVTPADTPPVITKDPSATASQSLLYTYWYVWSKALASYPIANKFDEKIIVTNVNGFKGNYAVNDILPYQTTPGGAIDVKLYKGIQDSWIQRQALNHVAIPIPVGQAIAGSGKASEAELQAQNQYFLNPASDKRIVIFGHTHDPKIIASTNLTGQKCIYANSGTWIDHNGVAPTTMSFVVITPQNANASSQTYVKLYNFQNEVITPMAQDSIRY; encoded by the coding sequence ATGAAAAATCCGGCAGGCATTTCTGTTTTAAGTTTTATAGTTCTTTTTGTAACTCTGTTTTCGGCCTGTAAGGATGAACAAGTTGATCATACCATCGGCGCTTTTAATAATGGAGGCAATGAACGCAATATGATAGTGGTGATGAGTGACCTTCATCTGGGTGCCGATTTGACGTATGCTGAGTGTAACAAAAATCTGGGGTCGTTGGAGAAACTGCTGAAACAAATAAAAGCATCGCCCAACGTAAAGGAACTGGTTATTGCCGGCGATATGCTTGACGAATGGTTTGTGCCTGCTAACGTGGATACTTATCAGGGAAAGGATCAGGCTGATTTTGTAAAACGTATTGCGGCAACGAATAAGGGGGTGATAGATGCGCTTAATAGCATCATCGGTGAAAAGAAGATACGGGTTACCTACGTGCCGGGAAATCATGATTTGACCATTACGGCTGCCAACGTTGAGAGTATCCTTCCTGGAATAAATCAGGCCAGGGATAAAGAACAGGGATTGGGCACTTATTTGCCGGTCGATTGTTCTAAGATAGCTATTGAGCATGGGCATCGTTATAATTTCTTTTGTGCTCCTGATCCTATCTCCAATCAGGATATTGCTCCGGGCACAATTTTACCTCCGGGTTACTTTTACACCAGAATAGCTGTGCTGTATGTAATGCAAAAACCAGTAACACCTGCCGACACACCTCCTGTGATTACAAAAGACCCTTCGGCGACTGCCAGCCAAAGTTTGCTATACACCTATTGGTATGTGTGGAGCAAAGCATTAGCTTCCTACCCGATAGCCAATAAGTTTGACGAGAAGATCATTGTCACCAATGTGAATGGTTTCAAAGGAAATTATGCGGTAAATGATATACTGCCTTATCAAACCACCCCGGGAGGTGCAATAGACGTGAAACTCTATAAAGGTATTCAGGACAGTTGGATTCAACGTCAAGCTCTCAATCATGTGGCTATACCAATTCCTGTCGGTCAGGCAATAGCAGGTTCGGGTAAGGCAAGTGAAGCGGAGTTACAAGCACAAAATCAGTATTTTCTGAATCCTGCTTCGGATAAAAGAATCGTTATCTTTGGTCATACGCACGATCCGAAGATAATTGCTTCGACAAACTTGACAGGTCAGAAATGCATCTATGCAAATTCAGGAACATGGATTGATCATAATGGAGTAGCTCCTACCACCATGAGTTTTGTGGTTATTACTCCGCAAAATGCAAACGCCTCTTCGCAAACCTATGTAAAACTTTATAATTTCCAAAACGAAGTAATCACCCCAATGGCTCAGGATTCGATACGGTATTGA
- a CDS encoding endo-1,4-beta-xylanase — protein sequence MKKQFLLTLNALLFSNFIFAANPVKDNLTLKDAYKDAFKIGCSVNNAIVQGSDFLSQQIVLKQFNSLTPENVLKAETVNPRPGVWNFAQADAYVKFSEEHNMFTVGHTLVWHNQTPDWFFKDDKGNPKSHEAMVEQLRSYIEKVAGRYTGRIKAWDVLNEQIDNDGSYRQTTWVKGIGGGDELAKLAFKFANQYAPDAELYYNDFNVWRPAKRDGIARMIRMLKKEGIRIDGVGIQGHWGLNYPKKEYIEAAIDTFATLGVKVMITELDVDVLPLTKEGQIIGQGMSDPQFQLEEFKTFLDPYRNGLPAEVEKQLTDRYAELFGIFYKKRDKIDRVTVWGLHDGMSWKNDYPIPGRIDYPLLFDRNKNPKPAFEAVLKVPKQKRP from the coding sequence ATGAAAAAGCAATTTTTACTAACGCTAAATGCATTACTTTTCTCTAACTTTATTTTTGCAGCAAATCCGGTAAAGGACAATCTTACCCTGAAGGATGCCTATAAAGATGCTTTCAAAATAGGATGTTCGGTAAATAATGCCATTGTTCAGGGATCTGATTTTTTATCACAACAAATCGTTCTGAAACAGTTTAATTCCCTCACACCCGAAAATGTGTTGAAAGCCGAAACGGTCAATCCCCGCCCTGGAGTTTGGAACTTTGCACAGGCCGATGCTTATGTGAAGTTTTCGGAAGAGCACAATATGTTTACCGTAGGTCATACGCTTGTTTGGCACAACCAGACTCCCGATTGGTTTTTCAAAGATGATAAGGGAAACCCTAAATCGCACGAAGCCATGGTAGAACAACTCAGGAGTTACATAGAAAAAGTGGCCGGAAGATATACAGGACGCATTAAAGCCTGGGATGTGTTGAATGAGCAGATAGACAACGATGGTTCGTATCGCCAGACTACCTGGGTAAAAGGTATTGGCGGTGGTGATGAGTTGGCTAAGCTGGCTTTTAAATTTGCCAACCAGTATGCTCCTGATGCAGAATTGTATTACAATGACTTTAATGTCTGGCGCCCTGCCAAGCGCGATGGAATAGCACGCATGATACGTATGCTCAAAAAAGAGGGTATTCGCATTGATGGTGTAGGTATTCAGGGACACTGGGGGTTGAATTATCCTAAAAAGGAATATATCGAAGCGGCTATTGATACGTTTGCAACATTGGGTGTTAAGGTTATGATTACCGAGCTGGATGTGGATGTACTTCCGCTAACTAAAGAAGGACAGATAATAGGACAAGGCATGAGTGACCCGCAGTTTCAGTTGGAAGAATTCAAGACATTTTTGGATCCTTACCGAAACGGACTTCCTGCAGAAGTAGAAAAGCAACTAACCGATCGTTATGCTGAGTTGTTCGGGATTTTTTATAAAAAACGTGATAAAATAGACCGTGTTACTGTTTGGGGACTGCATGATGGTATGTCATGGAAAAACGATTATCCAATACCGGGTAGAATAGATTATCCGTTGTTGTTCGACAGAAACAAGAATCCTAAACCCGCTTTTGAAGCTGTTTTAAAAGTTCCGAAACAAAAGCGCCCGTAG
- a CDS encoding helix-turn-helix domain-containing protein: MNEIGEKIKELRRKKGLSQEELAEQAGINLRTIQRIENNESEPRGNTMHLICKVLDIHAEDILDYGKQTDNSFMVYFHLSVLSVFVIPLGNIILPMILWLTKKDKVIGLKESGANLLNYQIIWTVCSFLAMFQWAFSKIMHFHVRNIWIEIALGLYALNLILPIYFAIVSRKGNGRKYPSIIRLIR; this comes from the coding sequence ATGAACGAGATTGGAGAAAAGATTAAAGAGCTCAGAAGGAAAAAAGGACTTTCGCAGGAAGAACTAGCCGAGCAAGCCGGCATTAATTTAAGAACAATTCAACGAATTGAGAACAACGAGAGTGAACCGCGGGGCAATACGATGCACCTGATATGTAAGGTGCTTGACATTCACGCGGAGGATATTTTGGATTACGGAAAGCAAACTGACAACAGTTTTATGGTATATTTCCATCTTTCGGTGCTTTCGGTTTTTGTTATTCCGCTTGGAAATATCATTTTGCCGATGATTCTGTGGTTGACCAAAAAAGATAAAGTAATAGGACTTAAAGAATCAGGTGCAAATCTTCTAAATTATCAGATTATATGGACGGTGTGTTCATTTCTAGCCATGTTTCAGTGGGCATTTTCAAAGATTATGCACTTTCACGTGAGAAATATTTGGATTGAAATCGCATTGGGTTTATATGCATTGAATTTAATTCTCCCGATATATTTTGCTATTGTATCACGTAAAGGTAATGGTAGAAAATATCCTTCAATTATAAGACTAATAAGATAA
- a CDS encoding thioredoxin family protein produces MKKQLLIVSTLFIAISSFAQGIVFEQGTWKQVLEKAKQTNKPIFVDVYTTWCGPCKKMSKEIFPLAEVGAVYNANFVCYQIDAEKGEGIDFAKKYEVKAYPTYVFIKPDGTLFSRALGSMPAKDFINVATVALADLSDPKPIEEWDKEYATRKNETAFLLGYMDKRSKLGKPNDQLFDEYLQLIPEEELTSDIVIKKYINDGQQMKVNSYAYENLLKNRTKYFAKLFGYTDLYLMAGVVNTMREAAKLKDDQLLEKAIKAYDQLPGNTLQKQRDEIYMEYYQRTENTNKYQKYATGFCNNYLMKISKDSIDKKDQLTLQLIENQIKSGALAKIDSVQLAQLRQYSAHAVRDKISEALNNVAWKFFETVSDKKALNDALSWSKRSLEIYPENPMWMDTYANLLYKLGKNEEAVAMEEEALELVGKDSKEGFKNTLQKMREGQKTWN; encoded by the coding sequence ATGAAAAAACAGTTGCTCATTGTGTCAACATTATTTATTGCAATCTCGAGCTTCGCTCAGGGTATTGTATTCGAACAAGGAACGTGGAAGCAAGTATTGGAAAAGGCCAAACAGACCAACAAGCCCATTTTTGTGGACGTATATACCACATGGTGCGGACCGTGTAAAAAAATGAGCAAAGAAATTTTTCCGTTGGCTGAGGTTGGGGCTGTATACAATGCCAATTTTGTTTGTTACCAGATTGATGCCGAAAAAGGTGAAGGGATTGATTTTGCAAAGAAATATGAAGTAAAAGCCTATCCTACCTATGTTTTTATTAAGCCTGATGGAACGCTGTTTTCAAGAGCACTTGGTTCTATGCCCGCAAAAGATTTTATAAATGTAGCAACAGTGGCTTTAGCCGATCTGAGTGATCCGAAGCCCATTGAAGAATGGGATAAGGAATATGCTACCCGCAAAAATGAAACTGCATTTTTATTAGGCTACATGGACAAACGCTCAAAGCTGGGAAAACCAAACGATCAGCTTTTTGATGAGTATCTTCAGCTCATTCCCGAAGAGGAACTCACGTCTGATATTGTAATAAAGAAATATATAAACGATGGGCAACAGATGAAAGTCAATAGCTATGCGTATGAAAACTTGCTCAAAAACAGGACTAAATATTTTGCTAAGCTGTTTGGATATACTGACTTATATCTTATGGCCGGAGTCGTAAATACCATGCGCGAAGCTGCAAAACTAAAGGATGATCAACTCTTGGAAAAAGCAATTAAGGCTTACGATCAACTACCTGGAAACACGTTGCAGAAACAACGAGATGAGATATACATGGAGTATTATCAACGAACCGAAAATACCAATAAATACCAGAAATATGCTACCGGTTTTTGTAATAACTATCTAATGAAAATATCCAAAGATTCTATTGATAAAAAAGACCAACTGACCTTGCAACTGATAGAGAACCAGATTAAATCGGGAGCGCTCGCCAAGATTGATTCTGTACAGTTAGCACAGCTGAGACAGTATTCGGCACATGCCGTGAGAGATAAAATCAGCGAGGCTCTCAATAATGTAGCTTGGAAATTCTTTGAAACTGTATCGGATAAGAAGGCACTCAACGATGCTCTCAGCTGGTCCAAACGTTCGCTTGAAATCTATCCTGAAAACCCTATGTGGATGGATACCTACGCAAATTTACTGTATAAACTGGGCAAAAACGAAGAAGCAGTAGCTATGGAAGAAGAAGCGTTGGAATTGGTTGGCAAAGATAGCAAAGAAGGCTTTAAAAACACATTGCAAAAAATGAGAGAAGGACAGAAAACCTGGAACTGA
- the tal gene encoding transaldolase yields the protein MNLLEQIKKHTKVVADTGDFTSIQVYKPVDATTNPSLIYAAAMDTQYSSLIDDAIQYAKSASTDKQKQLNVALDKLAVNFGLKILEIVPGRVSTEVDARLSFDTEATVSKAHELIKLYEANDISKERVLIKIASTWEGIQAAEQLEKEGIHCNLTLLFSLAQAIRCAEAKVTLISPFVGRILDWHKKDRGISDIPANEDPGVKSVKEIFDYYKKFGYNTTVMGASFRNIGEITELIGCDALTISPTLLKELESSHAIVEKKLDAEKSKLLEIQRINVDEKTFRWMMNEDAMATEKLAEGIRKFTEDLVKLERHIEKLL from the coding sequence ATGAACCTACTTGAACAAATTAAAAAACACACAAAGGTAGTGGCCGACACCGGCGATTTCACATCTATTCAGGTATACAAACCCGTAGATGCCACTACCAACCCATCACTTATTTACGCTGCTGCTATGGATACGCAGTATAGCTCATTAATTGACGATGCTATACAATATGCCAAAAGCGCTTCGACAGACAAGCAAAAACAGCTAAATGTAGCCCTGGATAAACTCGCTGTGAATTTCGGACTAAAAATACTGGAGATAGTTCCGGGAAGAGTATCTACCGAAGTGGATGCCCGCCTTTCGTTCGATACAGAAGCAACGGTAAGCAAAGCGCACGAACTGATTAAACTCTATGAAGCAAACGACATTTCGAAGGAACGTGTACTAATAAAAATTGCTTCCACCTGGGAAGGAATTCAGGCCGCGGAGCAACTGGAAAAAGAGGGGATACATTGCAATCTGACATTGCTTTTCTCGCTGGCACAAGCCATCCGCTGCGCCGAAGCCAAGGTAACATTAATCTCACCTTTTGTCGGTCGTATTCTGGATTGGCACAAAAAAGACAGAGGAATATCAGATATTCCGGCTAATGAAGATCCCGGTGTAAAATCGGTAAAAGAAATATTCGACTATTACAAGAAATTTGGATACAATACCACGGTAATGGGTGCCAGTTTCAGAAACATCGGTGAAATAACAGAATTAATCGGCTGCGATGCCCTAACTATCTCACCCACTCTTCTAAAAGAGCTTGAGAGCAGCCATGCCATTGTAGAAAAAAAACTGGATGCAGAAAAATCGAAGTTACTAGAAATTCAGAGAATAAACGTAGACGAAAAAACATTTAGATGGATGATGAACGAAGATGCTATGGCTACTGAAAAACTGGCTGAAGGAATCAGAAAGTTTACTGAAGACCTAGTTAAGCTAGAGAGACACATAGAAAAACTATTGTAG